The genomic segment ATGTCGTCGGAGCAGGAgacggcgctggacgagctcggggtGTGCTGGGAACCCCGGACCCCGCGAccggaccgccgcgggatgGAAGACCGATGGCGGGAGAAGTTCGAAGAGCTTAGCTCATTCGTCGAGACCAACGGCCACACCCGCGTGCCCAGCGGCTACACCAAGCTGCACAGGTGGCTCCACGAGCAGCGACGCAGCTTCGCCAAGGGTAAGCTGCGagagccgcgtcggcggcggctggaaGGTCTCGGCGTGGACCTGAAGTCCGAGTCGAGGATGAGCTGGGAGGAACGGGTTGAAGAGCTTAAGGAGTTTCGGTCCGAGCACGGGCACTGCAACGTCCCGGCGACTTGGAGGCACAATCCGTCCTTGGGCGGCTGGGTCAAGCACCAGCGAATGCAGTTCCGCGCCGATAAGTTGAATGCCGAGAGGAAGCGGAcgctggacgcgctcgggttCAACTGGGAtccgaagaagaaggactcGAGGGCGACTGGCTCGAGATCATTCCACGTCCGAGAGAATGTGTCGCCCTGGGCGCTCGTCAACGCAGCGAGGAGTCGgggtgtcggcggcgacctcgcgcagGAGATGGATACGGTCGGGAAGGGGGCGCGGGTGAGCGTCATGTGGATGGGTGAgccggacgaggcggacgaggaggagatggagaaGGAGGATGGCAAGGTTCCCGTCGTGGGCGGCTGGGGCAGGAGCTCAGCTACGTACGAGGAAAAGCAGCATTTCGTGTTTAGGCACATCGAGGACTGGTGGAAAGGGGACGATGAATGCGGTGAGGGCTGGGCTGAGGCTCGCGGATTGGTCAGGGACATGCGCTATAACTATGCGGTGCAGGCAAAGAAGAGGCGCATCAAGCCGGATATTGTCATTGAGATGGAGCAGGACGGGGGCACCATATGGGGCCTGGTAATCGAGGTTGACGAGTTCGCGCATCGCAGGGGTAAGCACTACAGctggcgcgcggaggagaagcgcATGCAGGAGCTGCAGACGACCCTCGGCGTGAAGCTGAAGATCGTTCGCTTCAACCCGGATCCAACCGGCAGTTTCCCGATAGGCCTGGAGGAACGAACTTGCATGCTGCTGGAGCACGTGGTGCAGAGCATGcagtccgcgcccgtcaggGACCTCGAGGTCGAGTACTTCCTATACGACTAAGATAGATCTGCAATCCTGTATTCTATGATGACACGCTCATGTCAAGCCGAATAAGTTGGCCACCGCCGCAGACTCGTCCTTGTCACCGAGAGCTGCCAAAATATTGGCcagcacggcgacgggcacggctttccccgcgcccgcgtccgcctcaaCAGCAGCCGCGCCGTGCGCTTCGGGTTGCGATCGAACCGCCTGACCGAGCGTTGACGCCACGTCTCGAACGACCCTCGCGCTTCCCGTGAGCCAATCGGGCGGCAGCACGGCAACCAGGCGCTCGATAGCGGCCAGACACTCGCCGggccgcgcgaggagcaaCCGGAGCCGCGGGGCGGCGCATCCAGCCACGACTCGATCGCACGCCAAAGTCCTCAGCTCGGATTGCGGCAACACTCCGTCCCACGCCATGATCACCCGCAGGCAcctcaccgcgacgccgaaccGCCGGCGGGCGTAGCTCTCGGCCATGGGCGCAGCCGCCGTGATAaccggcgcccacgcgggAATGTCGCAACCGCGGTCAACCATCTCGCTCAGCCTGGCCCTCACCGACGACAGAATGCGTCGCATGGCCTCGCACTCGGTCGGCTCGAGGTACACCGTCATCTCCTTGACGACCCCCGCGAGTCGCGTGGACTGGGCCAGCGACAGAGGGTTCCAGCATTCGTTCACCGCGTGCTCAACCACCGGTGCGACGAGCTTCTCAATCAGCGTCGGCACGAGGTTCCCGTCGCTGTCATCCGCAGCCGCGTCATCGCCCTCCACCATCCCGTAGTCGAACAGATCCGAGTACCATCGCATGGTATCGAtcgcgggtgccgccgcggaccccgGCGAGGTCCGGGTCTCCGCGTAGAGGGGCGACCAGGAAAGAAGCTCGAGCCGGGCAAACGGCGCGAAGAGCTGGGGGACCGACTCGGGCATGTACGCATCCTTGTACGCCCTCGGGAACCTTCGTTTCCACTCCTCGGATCTGGCCTTGATGGGCGGGATGGAGGAAaagtccgcgcccgcgtcacGCATCACTTGCGACGCAGCCTCGGTCGCGTCTTCCAGGCCCTTGTAAAACAATTCAACCTCgacggcatcctccgcgtcgtcctcttcTCCAAGATTTTTCATGcgcagctcctcctcgcggcggcttcggcggacggcggcgcgcttctcCGCAGCCTGCCTCTCGGCCAGGTTGAGGTCGCGGCCGAACTCGTCGAGATTTGGCCGGAGCGagtcgaacctcgcggcgatcgccccctcggccgccgccgtagctGCCGCGATCGCTTCAGCCTGAGAGGCGCCGCGCatgagcgccgcctgcgcaGCTTCCAtcccagcctccgcctccgtcgcctcaTCGCGCAGGTTGCCCTCGGATTCACGCTTGGACGCCAGCCCCCGGTGCTCGTGGAGCCGTTGCGCGTGCtcttcgagctcgtcgatgatCGGTCCCTTCTCCCGCAGGCACTCGCACAGGTCGCGAAAGTAATCCCGCATCTCCTGCATGTACTTGTACctctcgcccgccgcggtcaatCGCTCCTCGTGGTTCTTCAGCGTCGcttccgacgacgcgagcgccgcatccgcgcgcgtcacctcGTTCTTGGCGTTCTGTCTCGACACCTCCAGCCTCGCCACGCCGTTTCGAAGCGActccaacgcggcgcggccaCCCGCGAGCACGTCAACGGAGGGTTGCTTCTTGACGACTGCTCTCGGCGCTCCGgcgccggctccggcgctcatcgccttGCGAAGCTGCTCGTCCTCCCACGCGGTGTCCTCGCCCGCATCCATGTCAACGTCGACCTCGGCACCCGGGACGGGGATGTAATCAGCCGCGGacgtgagcgcggcgcgggccgctTCGCGCTTGGCCTTTGCAGCCTTGATGGCTGCCGCGTCGGGGATGCCgaaatcgtcgtcgcggccagggcgcggtggcgggggcaTGAACGCGATCGGTTCGCGcgtgcccgcgccgctccgcccgttcgccggcgcgttGTGATCCATGTGTTCCGCGGGTCTCGCGGTGAGTGTCTTTTGCGCGctggcgagctcgcgcagccgCTCGATCGAGTactccccgccgccctttttctcctcggcgtcgggcttcaaggcgtcgggcgcgcgcaTCGACTTCTTCTtgacgcggtgcgcgccgtctccggccGGCGGCTTCTTTGTTACTTGGAAAGtgtcggcgccggcctcctcgtcgtcgaagctcAGCAGCGACGCGGCCATCCCGCCGTCGGCCTTGCCCTTTCCCTTTTTTTTGGATTTGGTTTTCTCGGTCGGGATGACGATCGTGGGTGCTTcctcggctcccgcgccggcgtcctcgccctcatCTTCATCCGTCTTCTTGCGAAGATTACCGCGCTTAGGCATTCCGAACGAGCCCCGCTTCAATACAGCGCGCCAACTCCCGCACGACCCGGACTGGATCCTAACGAAATTGGGCTACAAATAAATACCGTATGATATTTCGAAGTCGAATCCTATCGAAGgcaccacccgcgcgcgcagaTCGTGCCTTTTTCATTCCACCGGCCCCAGGAAACAGGCTGTGCCAGCCAGGATCCACTtcgacgcctcctccgcgtcgaacacCGGAAACTgcacctccgcgatggcccgcTCCCTACCCTCGGTGAGGTAAAGCGGCACACTCAGCGGGGCCGCACCTCCTTTCGGCCCGCCCGAAcccggcgaacccggcgccACCCACGTCAACCCGCACGTCGGCAACGTCGCAaacgggggcgcgtcggacgccgTGTCCCTCAGTTTCCTGCCGTCGAACACCGCACCCTGCACGCGCATACCTTCCACCGCcacaccgccgcccgtgccGTCCCAGGAGGTGACGAGCGTGAGGTTGTcgatggcgacgcccgcgtcgcgagccaTCTGCTGTCGAAGCGCGTTGAGGAAAGTCTCGGGGTGGAAAAAGTCCTCCAGTCGAACCGTGCCGGAGAGCagagacccgcgccgcgtgcgctcCACCATgtcgttcaccgccgccatgcGATGCACCACACCTTTGCAGTACGACACGGGAACGTCGGGTCCCTCCCAGTGCTTCTCCCACTCGGGAGGTACCGTGTCCTCCATGAGACACCTGCCCGCCGCGAAAATAGCCGGCGTGagcagctcggcgccgtccaacACTCTGGCCAGCGCGGATAGCGTCCCGTCAATctcagcgacggcgcggtgcccaCGGATCTGTTCCAGCTCGACGAACGCATCGACGGGAGGTAACGtgcccgaggacggcggcgggggtgccgatctcagcgcggggttcgacgcCGTCAGCCGTTCCCACGACCGCAGAagcggcgagagcgcggcggaccagACGGCGCGATCAAAGCCCTTGGAGGTTcccccagccgccgccatcgtccTCAGCGAGTTGATCACGTGCTTGCTGTTGGTGACCTGGACCGTGCGCTGGACGTTGACGGGGAGGGAGAACAGCGAAGGGGAGTTCGCCTCGTCCAGACGGCGGAGTAAGGCGGTGAACTCGCGGTGATCCGTGGTGTTGGGGAGGGTGATATCCGTCCCGGGGAGCGACTTGACGCgaatgccgccgccgcccgtcatCTCGTTGCTGAAGAACTGCTGGAGGTACGTTCGCAGCACGATGATGTCGTAGCCGCTGTCCACGCGCCCGCCATAGATGGCGCGTTCCAACAGGCCGTGCAGCTGCGACCACTGAGGGTCGGCGCTGCCATCACACGCCTGGTTGATGATGTCTGCGCCACTGCGAAGGTCGGCGAATGAAAACTCGTAAAATTTCGACCAACCCTGCGGCACGTACGCTCGACGCTCCTGAACCACAGCGTGGAACCACGCCAGCAAAAACAGCAGCTTGGCGCGGAGTGGGCTGCCTTCCGAGATGTACTGGGGTGACCAGGCCTCGTACGTGCGGCTGACGTTCCTTTTCAATCCCGGCGGAGCCTCATACGTGATCTTGAGGCTACCCTCAAGAAGTGTCGACGGAAACTTTGCATGCGGCTCAGAAGTGAGAAAGAGCCTGAAGTCCTCGTGGGCCTTGAGGACGTAGATCTCCTTCTCGAGCGTCGGTAGCCACGCCACCACGAGGTGCAGGTTCTTCAGGCACAGCCAGTCGCCGGTGCGCGCGCACTCAGTCAGCAGCCGCATGGCCTCATCCGCCTGACCCTGCCCCATCGCGAGCTGGTGATACCGACCCCGGCCcatcgccttctccgcgtgTTCCTCCAGCTCCTGGCTCGGATCCGAACCGGGCGTGACGATGAACAGCACCGGTGTCGCCGCATCAGCCTCGTCGCAAACGCGCGGCAGTGAAAGGGCCGGCGGAGCGATCGAGTCGACGCCCAATTGTGTGCGAACAAACGAATCCATCGCGGACTGTAGCCTGTCGGGTCGAAGCGCCTGCACCAGCAACAGTTGCATGAACGCGCCGGCAGACGGCGCGGGCACGCACGTTTCCGCGACCGGCGAATCGATCCACCCGCCCCACGTGGTGCCTTCGCTGAGACGGAGCTCGGACGTGGCGGAAGGGAACGTCGCCGTGAGGTTGATGAACGCCTGAGCGGCGTTCTCGGGGACCCAGCTCGGGACAGAGCCGCGACCGCCAGATCCGTCAGCAGCCTCCAGTCCAAAGTAGTAGTTCCAATGGCTCTCGTCGGCATcttccgccgcgaggtggcgTGTGAAGTGCATTCCGAACGTGAGTCGATCCGAGTTGAAGATGCTGCGACTGACCTGGCCGAACACCAGCCTGAGGAGCGCAGCTGAGAGCATCTCTATTCGTCTCTCGAGCGCTGAGGACGGTGTGCTCTCGTTTAGCGCCTTCTTGAACAGCAGTATGAACGAGTTGAGGCTGAACTGGTACATGTGGTTGAGCGCGCGTAGGTCGCGCATGAGGAAGTACAGCTTGGACCCCTGGGCTGCGATGGGGCGGTACGCGTTGCGCTGCTCGTCGAGGGACAGTTGCAGCGTGGTGGATTCCTCGAGGGATTCCTTCACCGTGGTTCCCTTTGCCTTCGTCTCGTCAAGTGAAGTGATGAGTTGCTCGTTCTCGAGGATATTACCAGTCGAGGTGGCAAGCGTCTCCAGCAACGTCTTCTCCAGCCCGGCGAGCTGAACCTTGAGGTCTTCCTCAACCTGGAGAAGGTGGCTCTTCTGCTTCTCAAGTTCGGGTTGCTCGTGTTGAATGACAAGGCCAAGCAGCTGACCCTCGAGGCCCGAGCGGGTGACCGTGAAATTCACCTCTGAGATTAttgacgcggcggacggagGAATCACCGGGTAAGGATTGCGCGTCACCAGGTACATCCTGAACGACTCGTTGTAATCCACCGTCTTGTCTCCGACCTGGACCATGAGGCGGAGTCCCTGCCGCTCGAAATCTTTCCGGACGACATTGTAGAGAATCGGCTCGATTTTATCAACCTCCTCGATGATCAACGTCTTGCCAAAGCGAACGGCGAGCTCAAGCTTGTTGGCGAAGCGCTTGTCGTGCATGGTGACAACCTCCAATGCTGACTTTTCGTCCTTAGCGACGTGCGCCTTGAGCCACTGGCTCGCCTGTGTCGATGGATCGATTATTAGGGGAGCCTGCGCCGAGTTGAGGATGACAATTGCATTCTCCATGgagagctcgtcgccggggaggcCCTCGGATTTCCACGTCAGCATCTCGCTCTCGGTCGACATGAATCGACGCAGGTCAAACCTTTCGACGCCCAGGAAGCTCGTCCactgcgccagcgcgccTTGCCTCTGATCCTCGGGCAAAGAGGGTAGGTGGGCGATGAATCCTGCCGCGAGTAAGGAGTCGCGTGTAAGACTTGTCAGCTCCGTCTCGAGCGTCGTCACCTGCTCCTCCCAGCGGGACTTCTCGCCTCCGAGCTTGCCGAGCAGCCTCTCCGCGGCATTTAGCTGGTCCTCAGCTTTCTTGAGACTCAGCTTCAaagcctcggcctcgccggtTCGTCTGCTGAACTCGTTCTTGAGGTCCACGACCTGCTTATCGAGATCCACGAGATCCTGCTTGCACTGTGCCATCCGGGTCCGCGATGTGTCCAGAGATTCAGAGAGCTCCCTGAGATCCTCCTCGAGGGGCGCGATCTTCTCGAGCACGGAGGAGTACTTGAGGTTCGCCTTGgcccacgccgcgagcggcgcggcggcgacggacgcgcgcagGATGTTCTTGTGTTCGAAGGAAGCAGCCTTGTCCTCCATCAGCTTTTGAACCGCCGCTCGGCTTCGTGAAGTGACGTTCCTGGCATCAAAGTTGATGATCTCATCTTTGACACCTCGCGAACCGAGGAACCGTTTCATCGCGGTCCAACTCGTGTCCGTGTTGCCCATCAAGGTGAGAACGGCGAAGAGGACGTCGTTGACGCTCTCCGGCGGCTGCCTCATTGATTTGACCTCGCTGATGTTTTCGGACTTGATAGAGCCgacagcggcgcgggccGAGTCAATCATAGGCTGGATCTCAGCCAGCTGTTTCTCTATGGgtccccgcctcgcgctaagatcggcctcctccttgccAAGCTTTACCTGCAGCTCCTCGACCTCTTTCTtgcgctcgctcgcggccgaCATAGCCACGGTGATGCGCTGCAgtgcgtcgtccgcctcgatcTGCTTCTCCGCGAGAAGCCTCTGCTGCTCGCTAGCCTGCGTGGACAAATCAGATACCTGATCGGCAGCCTCTTCCAGTTTTTGAAGCCCAGCAACGAGATGGTCGCGCTGCTCCATGTGCTCTTCGCGTTTCTGCATGAAGATCCGCCTGTACTGGTCCACGAACGTGACGAACTGTCTGGGTGTTCCGCCGACTGCTCTTTGAATTGCGGACATCTGCTCAACGACGGCTGCTCCATCAAATTCCTCCGCTGCCTCAAACACCTCCCTTAGCATCATCTCCGGCACGGCCCGCATGCCCTCCTCGTTCCATGAGTCCATCCAGTGCATCGAGCATCGAGTGAATAGTGCGGGGTTACTCtccgtgcgcgacgcccacTCCGGGTCCGATGGGTCCATGCTGAGCGCGATGTGTAAACCGGCTTTGACTCGCGCGGTGAAAAAGTCAAACGGGCTCATCATCGTGCCCTCGGCCAGCATATGGTCCTTAAGGGGACCGAAGATCTgatcgagctcgagctggcTGAACAAGCCGGGGACCTCACCGCTCGACAGCAGCGAGTTGACCGTCTCCAAGATCGCCGGCGTGACCAGCTGGTGGTCTTCGATGAAGAGGAGCGTCTCCTTGTTTTCCACAGCAACCTCGGTCAGGATTCGTTTCAGGTCAACCTtgaacgcgcgctcgtcgtagGATAGCGTCATCTTCGGGCTGAAGAACTCCATGTGCTGCATGTGCGCAACGAGCGAAGCGCTAGACCTGCGTCCGGCTCCAGACCGCCCTGCAAGCAGCAAGTGCCCGCCGGGCTGGCTCAGCACGCGATTAAACCTCGCCACGCGGTCGAGAACCTCAGGGAACAGGATTATGTTCAGATCCTTAATCTCGCGCTCGTACGAGAGCAAACCTGCTCGCGCGTGCTCCGCGAAGCTATCCGCGGGCATAGaggccatcggcgccgcgacgcccatCTTGTTATCACGTTCATCGAGCGGAATCGCCCATGTGGTGTACACGTGCCTTGCGGAGCCTAGTCCGTCCTTGCGCCAGTGCTTTCGGAAGACGTTGGCAACGAGCGAGTCAAATTTATTTACTGCATCTGCGCCCACCAGCCTGTCCCTGAACGTGCGTCCAGCCTCGTAGTGAAGCGCCTCGAGCAgatccaccgcgccgacgtcgtaaCGATTCAACGCCTGAATCCATTCGGTGACCGTGCGGGGCGTGAATTTGTAGTGCCTGTGGTCATCTGCGCTGAATGATCGGGTGACGTCGGTGTAAATGTCGAGCACCGTATCCGCCAGCAGGCGCCGCTGCGACTGGCTCTCATAATTTGTCCCTTGGGTAAACTCGGCGAACATCGTGGAGTACACCTCGGTCATTTCATCGCGGGACATGTAAGGCATATAcgcgatgcccgcgatggcggtgaAGCGTGTGGTGATGGCGTGCCTGCCGACGGTGGTTGCCGGGTTCATGCTGCAGACGATTTGTATGTTGAGCAGCCCGATGAACTCCTGGCTCTCGTCGTAGAACCCCTGATACGTGAGCAGCTGCTGTAAAAACGCGATGAGCTGGATCGTGTCGTACTTGTCAGGCTTTGGAAGGTTGATGTCCTTCAGGTATAGCACCAGGCGCTCGGAATCGCGCGGCCTGAGCACGCGGTGCGTGACCCCGCTAGTCGCGACGGGCTGGCCGCAACACTGCGCCAGCTTTTGAATGACGTTTGCCGCGGTGGTCTGCGCGGAACACGCCAGCGTCGCCACAGACGACCCACGAAGCCGCGCGAAGCAATCCTCGAGGATTATCGCCTTGCCGCAGCCCTCGGGGCCGACGAGCACGAACGGCTGACCCGACTCGAGCCAGGGTGCGACGAGGGATTGAACctgcgccacggcggcgaccatgACGACGCCACTCCATTTCCCCTTGATGATTCCCGACGGGGGAGCATCATAGCGATCGATTgaggcggcgctgacgtACAGCAGGTCCCTCTCGCCGGTGAGTCTTTCGAGATCCTTTAACAGGCGGTCCCTGGCGGCGGGTTCCATGTTGgacgcgaacccgcgcgcgagcccgcgggCGAATCGCTGCTTGCTGTCGGCACCAGCGATGTGGCTGAGCGCGTTTTTAATCGTGCCAACCTTTGTGGTTTGCGTGACTGTGCCGAGACCGAGCGCACGATCCAGCGCTTGGAAGAAGTACTCGTCGCACCAGCCTCCGAGCTGGCCACGAAGCTCCTCGGGCTGCTTTGACAGCCAGCCCTTGACGATGAGAGAGggctccaccgcctcctctGACAGGAACAGCATAGCTGTTCGCgacaccgtcgccggcgatgcAAATTTGAGATCGTCGCACTCAAAGATGAAATTGACGTTTGAGCCGAACTGGATGCGCTCACCCGAGGGCAGGGTCAGCAGGCGGTTGTCGTCGAGGACAGAATTTAGCGACTCGATCCACTCCGGGTCCACATCGCCGTCACAGATGATCCAGCTGTGCTGATCGAGTGACTCCTTCACCACCTGCCGGGCAGAATCCGTGAGCACTCCATCGAACCACTCGCGCGTGTCCATGTCCATGTGGCCCAGTAACTGTTGGCGGTGGATTGCCTTGGGGTTCATGACGTACCGCTTGACAGGCCTGCCTAGCTTCTTATACGCACCCTCCAGTATATGCCACAGCGACGACTTGCCTGAACCCGAGGGGCCAACGATGATGATGCCGATGCGCTGGGAACAAGCAATGTGCAGCTGCAAAACTTTCTCAATCTGCGACGGGACGTTCTCATA from the Micromonas commoda chromosome 8, complete sequence genome contains:
- the CDHC1B gene encoding cytoplasmic dynein heavy chain 1b (involved in intraflagellar transport), coding for MGAFLDDQTTTVLQATLAGDVVTCANSVSFDTSSTAQVVLTKLRPGPLRPSDIPHAVSVSSMAHSPVSALYHQLRQVYGPLLGNDARGDGAAPVDAKLRGLVAELEAGLGNVLRLTGGVGDLTRVDPADSPLVGIASPLDEFTLWSEVAYAKDVSEPTRRAANEVYRAFEPVKERFERLNHLADEDVLELVDEVGDALDAAWRIPRGDGTAGGQFPRRRAEHFMRMVGAALVGHVQARAKGVSIWSDGFKSVESLLRFGHRCLAKWERTAADLTELNWREGTGGCQHWQGQAFRDQELSKARERLDEVFRMREAQAELAELLSPEEGRSLALSDVFGPFARLDPLQVSEYTAPLWEAARGDYDRRMSPIEDKMSEKLREHFGARLIPSLQASMRSRGDDSAVAMAQPHQVLREVGRYAELLRRPAVAQSLTSERNLLADSLERFLEDIKAECDRRARVSGGGGGGGGSGGAGRNTTEKVEAVVWATQAQERVAIARETCAALVITTRDKGGNRVQGTEQDAAGRRGSDLDREAKHLLREIDDLRKRLFKGWQEGIVDRLGEFKLDLGSKLMDLDSSSTGQVKLHYNSELVSLLREVRQLSALGFTIRRDIAAEAETARKFYRHGMVLRQVANFYNNIASEMIPCQKPMMLDDAVKFEEVLTNPRDGLGKVITWNNPTALEKYIGKLQAVAGVLTDKNRRLRKWHGSLAEKVCALFAMDLVRQKEAWKRAVKELRSIFANLEGEFRKDLQSAWRVHWDHQLYKALEYQYHRGLETLNEMLPQVNVSLVFKQRRLQFEPPLEEIRTAHYKQVKDFLNLPLVFKGVSDVSEKAGFFRGMMDSAVGAAGCAKVYDKTEALFVKLADEQKKYEHWVALGTVDLDTFVDERFSESKEFEEGFKLVKLASKQADRIPLEIKVDCYTVSCLPLKSAVEKQIKELQDTLSNCLQRKVVRSKETIEQFIRSGKELLDTKAQTIEEIGNMRNDAKNLSAEFQGKITQLRWQVADLSKLLKQSGGSGAQAAAQIDFSSLDSDWENLSTKLEQLEAHLEIQKDNLKVQIVHRISDFGSKAEAFRERWFEFKPRGIPQGESTLIMNKLEDDYRSLEELKEEGEQLRMDCEHFSMERPEFPVLDEVAADIEVTREAWSRIGDFNKERNELAGRDWILIRGKLYEFDDFLAKWDQKVRSSENKDAVAVMLLEQIEEYKKALPALKFCRGEGWEGSHWAQLFSMLRFPTKGPEAVTRENLTLQHFLDRAELLIEKLDDLKKLHSQAQGEVTLREALHQLKVWGLDRRFSTIKHNIAGPRGGSVSLIKDWKDLFTEVADNQNLVSSLSSSPFFAPFKEETSIWETLMSNLADRLNHMNAIQRKWLYLQPIFARGALPQEQPRFRRVDEDFQGIMASIDADSLVKSFAEMRMRDDHMHEMSTQLDVCQKALADYLEEKRSMLPRFYFIGDDDLLEILGQAKNPEVIQAHLKKLFAGIHSVVFTEGAGSITAMKSIAGEVVPLRKPVVVNEAVEVWLADLAANMVQSLSGMLVRCLAEKDYEAFPSQILSLADQVHFSQKAEAAISRGTLPDLLDELQGQLQEYTSFDVEGMRVMQLKVQSLVMDLIHSIDVVEQLQKEYCSNVGEWVWQRQLRYYGEGRGGGVQVRMDNGAFAYSFEYQGNAPRLVYTPLTDKCYLTLTQGMHLGYGGNPYGPAGTGKTESVKALGQAMGRQVLVFNCDEEFDFKSMGRIFTGLLKCGAWGCFDEFNRLEEEVLSAVSSQIQTIQAALKSRQDSMTFLGKDIEVNQNAGIFVTLNPAGKGYGGRSKLPDNLKQLFRSVAMTVPNFELIAEVILLSEGFRDARILGGKLVSLFSLSKQLLSPQQHYDWGLRALKTVLGIAGKLLRDARTAAAAGAGPRVDKTMEAQIVIRATRVTTLPKLTFADGRRFADLLNDVYPGVEVSDVSDAELEAAIQEILEEKHYENVPSQIEKVLQLHIACSQRIGIIIVGPSGSGKSSLWHILEGAYKKLGRPVKRYVMNPKAIHRQQLLGHMDMDTREWFDGVLTDSARQVVKESLDQHSWIICDGDVDPEWIESLNSVLDDNRLLTLPSGERIQFGSNVNFIFECDDLKFASPATVSRTAMLFLSEEAVEPSLIVKGWLSKQPEELRGQLGGWCDEYFFQALDRALGLGTVTQTTKVGTIKNALSHIAGADSKQRFARGLARGFASNMEPAARDRLLKDLERLTGERDLLYVSAASIDRYDAPPSGIIKGKWSGVVMVAAVAQVQSLVAPWLESGQPFVLVGPEGCGKAIILEDCFARLRGSSVATLACSAQTTAANVIQKLAQCCGQPVATSGVTHRVLRPRDSERLVLYLKDINLPKPDKYDTIQLIAFLQQLLTYQGFYDESQEFIGLLNIQIVCSMNPATTVGRHAITTRFTAIAGIAYMPYMSRDEMTEVYSTMFAEFTQGTNYESQSQRRLLADTVLDIYTDVTRSFSADDHRHYKFTPRTVTEWIQALNRYDVGAVDLLEALHYEAGRTFRDRLVGADAVNKFDSLVANVFRKHWRKDGLGSARHVYTTWAIPLDERDNKMGVAAPMASMPADSFAEHARAGLLSYEREIKDLNIILFPEVLDRVARFNRVLSQPGGHLLLAGRSGAGRRSSASLVAHMQHMEFFSPKMTLSYDERAFKVDLKRILTEVAVENKETLLFIEDHQLVTPAILETVNSLLSSGEVPGLFSQLELDQIFGPLKDHMLAEGTMMSPFDFFTARVKAGLHIALSMDPSDPEWASRTESNPALFTRCSMHWMDSWNEEGMRAVPEMMLREVFEAAEEFDGAAVVEQMSAIQRAVGGTPRQFVTFVDQYRRIFMQKREEHMEQRDHLVAGLQKLEEAADQVSDLSTQASEQQRLLAEKQIEADDALQRITVAMSAASERKKEVEELQVKLGKEEADLSARRGPIEKQLAEIQPMIDSARAAVGSIKSENISEVKSMRQPPESVNDVLFAVLTLMGNTDTSWTAMKRFLGSRGVKDEIINFDARNVTSRSRAAVQKLMEDKAASFEHKNILRASVAAAPLAAWAKANLKYSSVLEKIAPLEEDLRELSESLDTSRTRMAQCKQDLVDLDKQVVDLKNEFSRRTGEAEALKLSLKKAEDQLNAAERLLGKLGGEKSRWEEQVTTLETELTSLTRDSLLAAGFIAHLPSLPEDQRQGALAQWTSFLGVERFDLRRFMSTESEMLTWKSEGLPGDELSMENAIVILNSAQAPLIIDPSTQASQWLKAHVAKDEKSALEVVTMHDKRFANKLELAVRFGKTLIIEEVDKIEPILYNVVRKDFERQGLRLMVQVGDKTVDYNESFRMYLVTRNPYPVIPPSAASIISEVNFTVTRSGLEGQLLGLVIQHEQPELEKQKSHLLQVEEDLKVQLAGLEKTLLETLATSTGNILENEQLITSLDETKAKGTTVKESLEESTTLQLSLDEQRNAYRPIAAQGSKLYFLMRDLRALNHMYQFSLNSFILLFKKALNESTPSSALERRIEMLSAALLRLVFGQVSRSIFNSDRLTFGMHFTRHLAAEDADESHWNYYFGLEAADGSGGRGSVPSWVPENAAQAFINLTATFPSATSELRLSEGTTWGGWIDSPVAETCVPAPSAGAFMQLLLVQALRPDRLQSAMDSFVRTQLGVDSIAPPALSLPRVCDEADAATPVLFIVTPGSDPSQELEEHAEKAMGRGRYHQLAMGQGQADEAMRLLTECARTGDWLCLKNLHLVVAWLPTLEKEIYVLKAHEDFRLFLTSEPHAKFPSTLLEGSLKITYEAPPGLKRNVSRTYEAWSPQYISEGSPLRAKLLFLLAWFHAVVQERRAYVPQGWSKFYEFSFADLRSGADIINQACDGSADPQWSQLHGLLERAIYGGRVDSGYDIIVLRTYLQQFFSNEMTGGGGIRVKSLPGTDITLPNTTDHREFTALLRRLDEANSPSLFSLPVNVQRTVQVTNSKHVINSLRTMAAAGGTSKGFDRAVWSAALSPLLRSWERLTASNPALRSAPPPPSSGTLPPVDAFVELEQIRGHRAVAEIDGTLSALARVLDGAELLTPAIFAAGRCLMEDTVPPEWEKHWEGPDVPVSYCKGVVHRMAAVNDMVERTRRGSLLSGTVRLEDFFHPETFLNALRQQMARDAGVAIDNLTLVTSWDGTGGGVAVEGMRVQGAVFDGRKLRDTASDAPPFATLPTCGLTWVAPGSPGSGGPKGGAAPLSVPLYLTEGRERAIAEVQFPVFDAEEASKWILAGTACFLGPVE